A window of the Oceanithermus desulfurans genome harbors these coding sequences:
- a CDS encoding alanyl-tRNA editing protein, translating to MSERLFWQDPYATRFEATVTRAWEEEGRFLVELDRTLFYPTSGGQPHDTGTLGGVRVLDVFEPEKHGTRIVHALEAPLEEGARVEGEIDWSRRYRHMQRHTGQHVLSQAFLRAAQWNTIAVSLAGPEIHIDFDVWPGPEAAGEVLEQAEALANWAVYANLAVSAREVPEAQVPLLPLRRMPKVRGTVRVVEIEDWDLAPCGGTHLRSTAEAGPIKLLGFEKGKKKTIRVYARSGWEALEDYAAKHRTLKTLAARFSSGVFDVPERVKKLEEELYAARGEAQALAAELAEGYARELARSGFPAARQVPLAALAETGRRVAEWPGALALLAALEPGGEHARLLLVAHQSREAELRALWKERLEPLGARGGGRGHIQGRLPAGKLQLALGAFPAAAKENT from the coding sequence GTGAGCGAACGACTCTTCTGGCAGGACCCCTACGCCACCCGCTTCGAGGCCACGGTCACGCGCGCCTGGGAAGAGGAGGGCCGCTTTTTGGTCGAGCTGGACCGCACCCTCTTCTACCCCACCTCGGGCGGCCAGCCCCACGACACCGGCACCCTGGGCGGGGTGCGGGTGCTGGACGTCTTCGAACCGGAGAAGCACGGCACGCGCATCGTCCACGCGCTGGAGGCCCCGCTCGAGGAGGGGGCCCGGGTAGAAGGAGAGATCGACTGGAGCCGCCGCTACCGCCACATGCAGCGCCACACCGGCCAGCACGTCCTCAGCCAGGCCTTCCTGCGCGCGGCGCAGTGGAACACCATCGCGGTGAGCCTGGCGGGGCCGGAGATCCACATCGACTTCGACGTCTGGCCCGGCCCCGAGGCGGCGGGCGAGGTGCTCGAGCAGGCCGAGGCGCTGGCGAACTGGGCCGTCTACGCCAACCTGGCGGTGAGCGCGCGCGAGGTGCCCGAGGCGCAGGTGCCGCTCTTGCCGCTCAGGCGCATGCCCAAAGTGCGGGGGACGGTGCGGGTGGTCGAGATCGAGGACTGGGACCTGGCCCCCTGCGGCGGCACCCACCTGCGCAGCACCGCCGAGGCGGGCCCGATCAAGCTGCTGGGCTTCGAGAAGGGCAAGAAGAAGACGATCCGGGTCTACGCCCGCAGCGGCTGGGAGGCGCTCGAGGACTACGCCGCCAAGCACCGCACCCTGAAGACGCTGGCCGCGCGCTTCTCGTCCGGGGTCTTCGACGTACCCGAGCGGGTGAAAAAGCTGGAGGAGGAGCTCTACGCCGCCCGCGGCGAGGCGCAGGCGCTGGCGGCGGAGCTGGCCGAAGGCTACGCCCGCGAGCTGGCCCGCTCGGGCTTCCCGGCGGCGCGGCAGGTGCCGCTGGCGGCGCTCGCGGAGACGGGGCGGCGGGTGGCCGAGTGGCCGGGGGCGCTGGCGCTGCTGGCCGCGCTCGAGCCCGGAGGCGAACACGCGCGGCTGCTGCTGGTGGCCCACCAAAGCCGCGAGGCCGAGCTGCGAGCGCTGTGGAAGGAGCGG
- a CDS encoding NYN domain-containing protein, which translates to MKTAVLIDGDFYLRRHRKLRKKYHTPELAAKDVLTLALAHMDDKACKRESELYRILVYDAPPLDKRAHQPISKKSLNFQDTDTFKFRSEFHRYLKHTRKVALRLGRLRDGARWIIKPDVVKRLLSDKMSLDDLTDNDFYYEIQQKGVDIRLGLDVASLAYKQLVTRIILVTGDSDFVPAAKLARREGIEIVLDPMWADVHEYLYEHIDGLRSVIDESGKFICESPKKSTRQRKKKKAGP; encoded by the coding sequence ATGAAGACAGCCGTGCTCATCGATGGCGATTTCTATCTTAGACGCCATAGAAAGTTGCGGAAAAAGTACCATACCCCGGAACTTGCTGCTAAGGACGTATTAACGCTAGCTCTAGCCCACATGGACGACAAAGCGTGCAAGCGCGAAAGCGAACTGTACCGAATTCTCGTGTATGACGCGCCACCGTTAGACAAGCGTGCCCATCAACCCATTAGTAAGAAGTCTTTGAATTTTCAGGATACCGACACCTTCAAGTTTCGCTCAGAATTTCATAGATACCTTAAGCACACGCGCAAAGTGGCCCTCCGTTTGGGTAGATTACGCGATGGAGCACGATGGATCATCAAACCCGATGTCGTAAAGCGGCTACTCAGCGACAAAATGTCCCTAGATGATTTGACCGACAACGATTTCTACTATGAGATTCAGCAAAAGGGCGTAGACATTCGCTTGGGATTAGATGTGGCCTCGCTGGCTTATAAGCAGCTCGTTACCCGGATCATCCTGGTGACCGGCGACAGCGACTTTGTGCCCGCGGCGAAATTGGCCCGCCGCGAGGGTATCGAAATCGTGCTGGATCCTATGTGGGCCGACGTACACGAATACCTATACGAGCACATTGACGGCCTCAGGTCGGTAATAGATGAGAGCGGGAAGTTTATTTGTGAGTCACCCAAGAAATCGACCCGCCAGCGAAAGAAGAAAAAGGCGGGTCCGTAA